In one window of Lepidochelys kempii isolate rLepKem1 chromosome 27, rLepKem1.hap2, whole genome shotgun sequence DNA:
- the LRRC46 gene encoding leucine-rich repeat-containing protein 46 isoform X1: MGSPTAAEHRCPGGAVDLQQSPAGEGRSITNSLIARRNLSCPAEKETPESISKALASLLTIRLDRENICAISNLQGLREVRSLYLQQNQIETIENLSCLPNLRFLSLAGNRIRAVENLQDLQDLQFLDLSQNRIETLDPDELPWSLRILNFSGNRCTSQNGYRELLLGALPHLMKLDTQLIPSWRDPDPTEEEEEEGASDDSDSEEDDDVPELTGPFCADKEFFMGLHQELAGRSQRRRQEALSEHQARLEELTERQRLMQPPGHLCPGSREGRLAPSPAEEGAAGGRSPAPGLLEPHPKPKSGGSTRSGTPRTGGQSKHGSRARLKPLKGEASTTVKTAARATKK; this comes from the exons ATGGGATCTCCCACTGCAGCAGAGCACCGTTGCCCTGGAGGGGCTGTGG ACCTTCAGCAGAGCCcggcaggggaagggaggagcaTCACCAACTCTCTCATCGCCCGGAGGAACCTGTCCTGCCCCGCAGAAAAAGAGACCCCAGAGAGCAT ATCCAAGGCCTTGGCGTCTCTGCTCACCATCCGCTTGGACAGGGAGAACATTTGCGCTATCAGCAACCTGCAGGGTCTGAGAGAGGTCCGCAGTCTCTACCTGCAACAG AACCAAATTGAGACCATTGAGAATCTCAGCTGCCTTCCCAACCTCCG GTTCCTCTCGCTGGCTGGAAACCGCATCCGTGCAGTGGAGAACCTCCAGGACCTCCAGGACCTGCAGTTCCTGGACCTGTCGCAGAACCGGATCGAGACACTGGACCCTG ATGAGCTGCCCTGGAGCCTCCGCATCCTGAACTTTTCAGGAAACAGATGCACCAGCCAAAATGGCTACAG AGAGTTGTTGCTCGGGGCCTTGCCCCATCTCATGAAGTTGGACACCCAGCTTATCCCCAGCTGGAGGGACCCTGACCCaacggaggaggaggaagaggagggagcttctGATGACAGTGACtctgaggaagatgatgatgtcCCTGAGCTGACTGGTCCTTTCTGTGCAGACAAAG AGTTCTTTATGGGTCTCCACCAGGAGCTGGCTGGCCGCTCACAGAGGAGGAGACAGGAGGCGCTGAGTGAACACCAGGCCCGGCTGGAGGAGCTCACAGAGCGCCAGAGACTGATGCAGCCACCAGGACATCTGTGCCCAGGAAGCCGGGAGGGCCGCCTGGCACCTAGCCCAGCGGAggagggagctgcaggagggagaTCGCCAGCCCCTGGGCTGCTTGAGCCGCACCCCAAACCCAAGTCAGGAGGCTCTACGAGGTCTGGCACCCCACGCACTGGCGGGCAGAGCAAGCACGGGAGCAGGGCCCGCCTCAAGCCCCTGAAAGGGGAAGCTTCCACCACGGTTAAAACTGCAGCCAGAGCAACAAAGAAATGA
- the LRRC46 gene encoding leucine-rich repeat-containing protein 46 isoform X2 — translation MGSPTAAEHRCPGGAVDLQQSPAGEGRSITNSLIARRNLSCPAEKETPESISKALASLLTIRLDRENICAISNLQGLREVRSLYLQQNQIETIENLSCLPNLRFLSLAGNRIRAVENLQDLQDLQFLDLSQNRIETLDPDELPWSLRILNFSGNRCTSQNGYRVLYGSPPGAGWPLTEEETGGAE, via the exons ATGGGATCTCCCACTGCAGCAGAGCACCGTTGCCCTGGAGGGGCTGTGG ACCTTCAGCAGAGCCcggcaggggaagggaggagcaTCACCAACTCTCTCATCGCCCGGAGGAACCTGTCCTGCCCCGCAGAAAAAGAGACCCCAGAGAGCAT ATCCAAGGCCTTGGCGTCTCTGCTCACCATCCGCTTGGACAGGGAGAACATTTGCGCTATCAGCAACCTGCAGGGTCTGAGAGAGGTCCGCAGTCTCTACCTGCAACAG AACCAAATTGAGACCATTGAGAATCTCAGCTGCCTTCCCAACCTCCG GTTCCTCTCGCTGGCTGGAAACCGCATCCGTGCAGTGGAGAACCTCCAGGACCTCCAGGACCTGCAGTTCCTGGACCTGTCGCAGAACCGGATCGAGACACTGGACCCTG ATGAGCTGCCCTGGAGCCTCCGCATCCTGAACTTTTCAGGAAACAGATGCACCAGCCAAAATGGCTACAG AGTTCTTTATGGGTCTCCACCAGGAGCTGGCTGGCCGCTCACAGAGGAGGAGACAGGAGGCGCTGAGTGA